GTTTCCGAAAGATGAAGAGCCGCGGAATTCCGCGGCTCTTCCCGGGTACGTGTCGACCCCCCGGTCAGCTTGGCGAGAGGCCCCGCAGGCGCTCGGAGCGGCGGCGCAGCATCTCGACCGTCGCCAGCAGCAGGATCGAGATCGCCACCAGCACCGTCGCCGCGGCGAGGATGGTCGGCGAGAGCTGCTCGCGCAGGCCGGTGAACATCTGCCACGGCAGGGTCTGCAGCTCGGCCGAGCCGATGAACAGCACGACCACCACCTCGTCGAAGGAGGTGATGAAGGCGAAGAGCGCGCCGGAGATCACCCCGGGCAGGATCAGCGGCATCTGCACGCGGAAGAAGGTGGTTACCGGGTTCGCGCCCATGTTCGCCGCCGCCCGCACGAGACTGCGGTCGAAGCCGACCAGCGTCGCGGTCACGGTGATGATCACGAAGGGAATGCCCAGCACCGCATGCGCCAGCACCACGCCCCAGATCGTGCCGACGATGTTGATCTTCGAGTAGAAGAAATACATGCCGGTGGCCGAGATGATCAGCGGCACGATCATCGGCGAGATCAGGATGGCCATGATCGCGCGCTTGCCCGGAACGTGGCTCTGCGACAGGCCGATGGCGGCGAGCGTGCCGAGGCTGACCGAGATGATCGTCGCCAGCGGCGCGATGATCAGCGAGTTCTTCACCGCGCTGGTCCACTCGGGGTTGGTGAAGAAGTCCCTGTAATGCTTCAGCGAATAGCCTGCCGGGTCGAAGTGCAGCATCTCGGGGGTGAAGGTGAAGAAGTCCTGCGCGTTGAACGACAGCGGCATGACCACGAGGATCGGCGTGATCAGGAAGACGAAGATCGCGCCGCAGATCACCCGGAAGGTGTAGTGCCAGAGCACCTGCCCCGGGGTGAGGTAGGGCACCAGCGCCATGCGGTAGCGCCCGTAGCCGATCCAGTAGGTGAACCAGCCGAAGAACCAGCCGAAGAGCAGGCCGACCAGCCCGCCCGAGACGCCGCCGAACACGAAGCCGAGCAGTGCGAAGACGATGAGGATCCCCCAGCGCAGCGGTTTCTCCCGCCCCTCGGACATCGACATGGCGAGCAGGGCGATGA
The Salipiger sp. H15 DNA segment above includes these coding regions:
- a CDS encoding ABC transporter permease, with amino-acid sequence MSDVILTPAVKKPLSLTVPVVAAAGAFAGIFIGAANGSVLLGILGGALVMALIALLAMSMSEGREKPLRWGILIVFALLGFVFGGVSGGLVGLLFGWFFGWFTYWIGYGRYRMALVPYLTPGQVLWHYTFRVICGAIFVFLITPILVVMPLSFNAQDFFTFTPEMLHFDPAGYSLKHYRDFFTNPEWTSAVKNSLIIAPLATIISVSLGTLAAIGLSQSHVPGKRAIMAILISPMIVPLIISATGMYFFYSKINIVGTIWGVVLAHAVLGIPFVIITVTATLVGFDRSLVRAAANMGANPVTTFFRVQMPLILPGVISGALFAFITSFDEVVVVLFIGSAELQTLPWQMFTGLREQLSPTILAAATVLVAISILLLATVEMLRRRSERLRGLSPS